In Ammospiza caudacuta isolate bAmmCau1 chromosome 2, bAmmCau1.pri, whole genome shotgun sequence, a genomic segment contains:
- the LRRC32 gene encoding transforming growth factor beta activator LRRC32 encodes MKLNIIFLLAVVNTGTFNYHPTEGTPCEMANSQAFCHNKDLHQIPHELHLNVNKIDLSGNLIQSIPEIPLSFYTSLQYLDLSFNQISFITSGVFAHMMSLLEINLANNHLHKLAQNGTEGIGLLPKVEIMDLSHNNLYSGMAEYFINQAPALQYLSLADNSIVRISHKMFQGSPSLVEIDLQRNIIMEIEEGAFETVANLSKLNLSTNSITCISDFNLRQLEVLDLSRNSIETFSITKSNDEYNLRCLDLSENKLLHFPVFPQVNKLVTLNLSNNLIKLTAESPYNKMDYMDNEWLDASFHLLDQKRSKNTSSLYLSQLVYLDLSYNKIKSIPDGFFESMLSLHTLNLSRNCLQAFTVGYDSALLSLTVLDLSYNALQNLLLDAGALPNLREFHVQNNNLQTLQFDIFSSLPSLRLLNLQSNNISLCHMYSGLAKQRLAAEDSGCVSFVNSPALQYLYLADNMLSILPARTFHKTPLLVLDLSMNPGLKIELKALAGLEKSLEYLHLHGNSLIDLNIDLSCFSHLKHLNLSENQLNWLPKWSSDTPLEVLDLRNNKFSTLEDSNILALENSLKNLYLSGNPLNCCGNIWLSSMIQNKNVQIPNVEHLTCQYIRSFGYWEEMHVKDIRPEDCEKEDLKKINILIILTSVLVLSVIIIGVGSFFCFRRQNFSHQFKA; translated from the exons ATGAAACTGAACATCATCTTCTTGCTGGCAGTGGTGAACACAGGAACCTTTAACTATCATCCCACAGAGGGGACACCCTGTGAAATG GCAAATTCACAGGCATTTTGCCACAACAAAGACCTCCACCAAATCCCTCACGAGCTCCATCTGAATGTAAACAAAATAGATCTGTCTGGAAACCTGATTCAAAGCATCCCTGAAATACCATTATCATTCTACACTTCCCTCCAGTATCTGGATTTAAGCTTCAACCAGATAAGCTTCATCACTTCTGGAGTGTTTGCACACATGATGAGTTTACTAGAAATAAATTTAGCCAATAATCATTTACATAAGCTTGCTCAGAATGGGACAGAGGGGATTGGACTTTTGCCCAAGGTGGAAATAATGGACTTATCCCACAACAATCTCTACAGTGGGATGGCCGAATATTTCATTAATCaagctccagcactgcagtATCTTTCCTTGGCAGATAACAGTATTGTAAGGATATCACACAAGATGTTTCAGGGATCTCCCAGTCTTGTGGAGATAGATCTTCAGAGAAATATCATCATGGAAATAGAAGAAGGTGCTTTCGAGACTGTAGCAAACCTTTCCAAACTCAATCTCTCCACAAATTCAATTACTTGCATCTCTGATTTCAACCTCAGGCAGTTGGAGGTTCTTGACCTTAGCAGGAATAGCATTGAGACCTTCAGCATCACAAAGTCAAATGATGAATATAATTTAAGATGTCTGGACCTAAGTGAAAACAAATTGCTTCACTTTCCAGTCTTCCCTCAGGTAAATAAACTGGTAACTCTGAATTTATCAAATAATTTAATCAAGCTCACTGCTGAATCCCCTTATAATAAAATGGACTACATGGATAATGAATGGCTAGATGCTTCTTTTCATCTTCTTGATCAGAAGCGAAGTAAAAATACAAGTTCTCTTTATTTATCCCAACTTGTATATTTAGACTTAAGTTATAATAAAATCAAATCCATTCCAGATGGGTTCTTTGAGTCAATGTTGTCCCTTCACACCCTTAATCTCAGCAGAAACTGTCTTCAGGCATTTACAGTAGGTTATGATAGTGCATTGCTCTCCCTAACCGTCCTTGACTTGAGCTACAATGCTTTGCAGAACCTTCTCCTCGATGCTGGTGCTTTGCCAAATTTGAGGGAGTTTCATGTTCAAAACAACAACCTTCAGACCCTGCAATTTGACATCTTTTCCAGTCTTCCTAGCCTCAGACTTCTTAACCTACAGAGCAATAACATCAGCCTTTGCCACATGTACTCGGGATTAGCTAAGCAAAGACTTGCTGCAGAGGACAGTGGTTGTGTGTCATTTGTCAATTCTCCTGCTCTCCAGTACCTGTACCTAGCTGACAACATGCTGAGCATCCTACCAGCACGCACCTTCCACAAGACTCCACTGCTTGTCTTGGATCTCTCCATGAACCCTGGACTGAAAATAGAACTTAAAGCACTAGCAGGGCTGGAAAAGTCTCTGGAATACTTGCATTTACATGGCAATAGTCTGATAGATTTAAATATTGACTTGTCTTGTTTTAGTCACCTTAAACATTTAAACCTCTCTGAAAATCAGCTGAACTGGCTGCCTAAGTGGAGTAGTGACACTCCACTGGAAGTTCTAGACCTACGGAACAACAAGTTCAGTACATTAGAGGACAGCAACATTTTAGCATTAGAAAATTCACTTAAAAACTTGTATCTCTCTGGGAACCCACTCAACTGCTGTGGAAACATCTGGCTTTCATCAATGATCCAGAACAAAAATGTCCAGATCCCCAACGTGGAGCACTTAACGTGCCAGTACATTCGGAGCTTTGGGTATTGGGAAGAAATGCACGTCAAGGACATTAGACCAGAAGACTGTGAAAAAGAAGATCTGAAGAAAATCAACATCCTCATTATATTAACATCTGTACTAGTTTTATCTGTCATCATCATTGGTGTGGGTTCATTTTTTTGCTTCCGAAGGCAAAACTTTAGCCACCAGTTTAAAGCATAG